In the Helianthus annuus cultivar XRQ/B chromosome 11, HanXRQr2.0-SUNRISE, whole genome shotgun sequence genome, one interval contains:
- the LOC110888452 gene encoding uncharacterized protein LOC110888452, protein MVDMPLDVVADDDVDLFDEDPLEDDFEGEAHIAAGDFLLLADAPAEEAPIHSPVPDSFESVASAPSHAQGVQHHSYDTDPDMASSAAPAPAPSFEFGHDIDDDSDPIFPPGFDPDHDIEFIHLDQPMEDPVAPSDADDMPSSGTGESDTTEPMPIVSDDMVSSEHGVYTLDTTSTDDYDFQPFALPDVVAEPADGPIAGDLPLVVIPAHVPLAAYPMVDMPLDVVADDDVDLFDEDPLEDDFEGEAHIAAGDFLLLADAPAEEAPIHSPVPDSFESVASAPSHAQGVQHHSYDTDPDMASSAAPAPAPSFEFGHDIDDDSDPIFPPGFDPDHDIEFIHLDQPMEDPVAPVDPMFADPADFEMEFDDLEPAVAPEPVDAPDDHAIDAPHIADIPADPLVAPLPDPVPVEPDHAPFATHVDPRYVHTRNGWIDDDDDYPPFVVPVTPASVPASVPIDAPLLPTLTADAHHTDLPITFL, encoded by the exons ATGGTTGACATGCCCCTCGACGTAGtcgctgacgacgacgtcgacttgtttgaCGAGGATCCACTTGAGGATGattttgagggcgaggcccacaTTGCTGCTGGTGACTTCCTACTTCTTGCTGATGCTCCTGCTGAGGAGGCACCCAtccattcacctgtcccagactcctttgagtctgtggcatctgcaccatcACATGCGCAGGGAGTGCAGCATCATTCGTACGACACGGACCCTGATATGGCATCATCCGCTGCACCTGCCCCTGCCCCTAGTTTTGAGTTTGGTCATGACATTGATGACGATTCGGATCCTATTTTCCCACCAGGTTTTGATCCAGATCATGACATCGAGTTTATTCATTTAGATCAGCCAATGGAGGATCCCGTAGCCccgtctgatgcag ATGACATGCCTTCATCCGGCACTGGAGAGTCGGACACCACAGAACCCATGCCTATCGTATCGGACGACATGGTCTCATCAGAGCACGGGGTGTATACCTTAGACACTACCAGCACAGACGACTATGATTTCCAGCCATTTGCGCTGCCCGATGTCGTTgctgagcccgctgatggccctatcGCCGGGGACTTGCCACTCGTGGTGATCCCTGCTCATGTACCTCTTGCAGCTTATCCTATGGTGGACATGCCCCTCGACGTAGtcgctgacgacgacgtcgacttgtttgaCGAGGATCCACTTGAGGATGattttgagggcgaggcccacaTTGCTGCTGGTGACTTCCTACTTCTTGCTGATGCTCCTGCTGAGGAGGCACCCAtccattcacctgtcccagactcctttgagtctgtggcatctgcaccatcACATGCGCAGGGAGTGCAGCATCATTCGTACGACACGGACCCTGATATGGCATCATCCGCTGCACCTGCCCCTGCCCCTAGTTTTGAGTTTGGTCATGACATTGATGACGATTCGGATCCTATTTTCCCACCAGGTTTTGATCCAGATCATGACATCGAGTTTATTCATTTAGATCAGCCAATGGAGGATCCCGTAGCCCCTGTTGACCCTATGTTTGCTGATCCCGCTGATTTCGAAATGGAGTTTGATGATctggagcctgctgtggcccctgagccagttgATGCTCCT gaTGATCATGCTATTGATGCTCCTCATATCGCTGATATTCCTGCTGATCCTCTTGTTGCCCCTCTTCCTGACCCAGTGCCTGTGGAGCCCGATCATGCACCCTTTGCGACCCATGTTGACCCTCGATACGTGCACACCCgaaatgggtggatagacgatgatgatgactacCCGCCTTTTGTGGTACCTGTTACACCTGCTTCAGTACCTGCTTCAGTTCCTATTGATGCACCATTATTACCCACACTTACCGCTGATGCTCACCACACCGACTTGCCTATTACATTTCTCTAG